The Gemmata palustris genome includes a region encoding these proteins:
- a CDS encoding TIGR03067 domain-containing protein, translating into MGTLEQVAKRYPMTALVTFLIFVPLYASATDKAEKLIAEEQKKLQGTWKVVKAEPEELKVKDDYRVTFKGDKVTFGDRPAIKFKLGPMKDPKWFDIYVELEEGGEELFGPGIYKLDGEMLIIATVTESEGAVFKPRPKNFTDRFFGQRLHLERVKK; encoded by the coding sequence TTGGGAACTCTCGAACAGGTAGCTAAAAGGTACCCGATGACCGCGTTAGTGACATTCCTTATCTTCGTGCCGCTCTACGCCTCGGCGACGGACAAGGCCGAGAAGTTGATCGCGGAAGAACAGAAGAAGCTCCAAGGCACTTGGAAGGTCGTGAAGGCAGAACCTGAAGAGCTGAAAGTGAAGGACGACTACCGCGTCACCTTCAAGGGCGACAAAGTGACGTTCGGGGACCGTCCGGCTATTAAATTCAAACTCGGTCCGATGAAAGATCCGAAGTGGTTCGACATCTACGTTGAGTTGGAAGAGGGGGGCGAAGAGCTCTTCGGTCCGGGGATTTACAAGTTGGACGGGGAGATGCTGATCATCGCGACAGTCACCGAGTCCGAGGGCGCGGTGTTCAAACCCCGGCCGAAAAACTTTACAGACAGGTTCTTCGGTCAAAGGCTCCATCTTGAGCGAGTGAAAAAGTAA
- the nrfD gene encoding NrfD/PsrC family molybdoenzyme membrane anchor subunit gives MRTKANAPGQGGYANQVITKPPAWHTLVVFDVLFNNLTTGLFLVAAIGELARPAVFEPVATWAYPLALVLLLIDLGTLVLDLGDKLRFHHMLRVFKPSSPMSLGTWCLTIYSLFLTAILAIEFVALLAWLPGDTGLVWWARKFAVVGGIPFCFGSAAYKGVLFSTTAQPGWKDARWLGAYLVNSALWLGAGELLVIAALMGESRAVDLLVTAVGLLAVLNLIVLGLLANDLHPTLAQLYPREERRFAGAVLVLVGVALPIGLLLAGSGVVIASAVLAAVVSANLGVRFVLVRLPHAVTKA, from the coding sequence ATGCGGACGAAGGCCAACGCCCCGGGCCAGGGCGGCTACGCGAACCAGGTCATAACAAAGCCACCCGCGTGGCACACGCTGGTCGTTTTCGACGTCCTGTTCAACAACCTGACCACGGGCCTGTTCTTGGTGGCGGCGATCGGCGAGTTGGCGCGCCCCGCGGTCTTCGAGCCGGTCGCCACGTGGGCCTACCCGCTCGCGCTGGTGCTACTCCTCATCGACCTCGGGACGCTCGTCCTCGATCTCGGCGACAAGCTCCGATTTCACCACATGCTCCGCGTGTTCAAACCGAGTTCCCCGATGTCCCTCGGGACGTGGTGCCTCACCATCTACTCGCTCTTCCTGACCGCGATCCTCGCGATCGAGTTCGTGGCCTTGCTGGCGTGGCTTCCCGGTGATACGGGCCTCGTGTGGTGGGCGCGGAAGTTCGCGGTGGTCGGCGGGATCCCGTTCTGCTTCGGTTCGGCGGCGTACAAGGGGGTGCTATTCAGTACGACCGCCCAACCCGGCTGGAAGGACGCTCGTTGGCTCGGCGCGTACCTCGTGAACTCCGCGCTGTGGCTCGGCGCCGGAGAGTTACTCGTCATCGCGGCGCTGATGGGCGAGTCGCGGGCCGTGGATCTGCTCGTTACGGCCGTGGGACTGCTCGCGGTACTCAACCTGATCGTGCTCGGGTTACTGGCGAACGACCTGCATCCGACCCTCGCCCAACTCTACCCTCGGGAGGAACGAAGATTCGCAGGCGCCGTGCTGGTACTCGTCGGGGTGGCCCTTCCGATCGGGCTGTTACTTGCCGGCAGCGGGGTTGTGATCGCGTCCGCGGTGCTGGCCGCCGTCGTATCGGCGAACCTCGGTGTCCGGTTCGTACTCGTCCGGCTGCCGCACGCCGTGACCAAAGCCTGA
- a CDS encoding 4Fe-4S dicluster domain-containing protein: MAIEELEVVKRSSAQETAARGWLRAVVERLLVPLRRGKRPERQPAVGFYTDTTVCIGCKACEVACKQWNQLPADGFAFTGNSYDNTGELSASSWRHVKFIEQFPMPEPISQLVPRAAPQRIALDVLPTPEPVPETPGQPDWGRWLMMSDVCKHCAAAPCQQACPTGAIIYNEFANVYIQSDICNGCTYCVAACPFGVITRSTISGHARKCTLCYDRQKDGLVPACAKVCPTASIQFGPIDELRERARKRTAELQAKGVTGAHVYGDAATETYTELHSFYLLVDKPEVYGLPAKPFNPWIHMPGDYGRTLLVGVLTLTVLLVVFLIRGA; this comes from the coding sequence ATGGCGATTGAAGAACTGGAGGTCGTCAAGCGCTCATCAGCCCAGGAGACCGCGGCGCGCGGGTGGCTCCGGGCCGTTGTGGAACGACTGCTGGTCCCGCTGCGCCGCGGAAAGCGGCCCGAGCGCCAGCCCGCCGTGGGGTTCTACACCGACACGACGGTGTGCATCGGGTGCAAGGCGTGCGAGGTCGCGTGCAAGCAGTGGAACCAGCTCCCGGCCGACGGGTTCGCGTTCACCGGCAACAGCTACGACAACACCGGCGAACTCTCGGCCTCGTCGTGGCGCCACGTCAAGTTCATCGAACAATTTCCGATGCCCGAGCCGATTTCGCAACTCGTGCCGCGGGCCGCGCCGCAGCGGATCGCGCTCGACGTGCTGCCGACCCCGGAACCGGTACCCGAGACACCGGGGCAGCCCGACTGGGGGCGGTGGTTGATGATGTCGGACGTGTGCAAGCACTGCGCCGCGGCCCCGTGCCAGCAGGCGTGCCCGACGGGCGCGATCATCTACAACGAGTTCGCCAACGTCTACATCCAGTCCGACATCTGCAACGGCTGCACGTACTGCGTCGCGGCGTGCCCGTTCGGGGTCATCACGCGAAGCACGATCTCCGGCCACGCGCGCAAGTGTACGCTCTGTTACGACCGGCAGAAGGACGGGCTCGTCCCGGCGTGCGCGAAGGTCTGTCCGACGGCGTCGATCCAGTTCGGGCCGATCGACGAGTTGCGCGAGCGCGCCCGGAAACGCACCGCAGAGTTGCAGGCGAAGGGCGTGACCGGCGCACATGTCTACGGGGACGCCGCGACGGAGACGTACACCGAGTTGCACTCGTTCTACCTCCTCGTTGACAAGCCGGAGGTCTACGGCCTGCCCGCCAAGCCGTTCAACCCCTGGATTCACATGCCGGGGGACTACGGGCGCACTTTGCTCGTGGGTGTACTCACTCTCACCGTTCTGCTCGTCGTCTTTCTGATTCGAGGGGCGTGA
- the fdh gene encoding formate dehydrogenase: MFSLPIASKPQPFSPQTAAKSSRLRGATITESVCPYCAVGCGQLIYTKGGQLIDIEGDPRSPVNEGTLCPKGANAFQLAVNPHRITQVLYRAPYSDKWETKSLEWALGRIAEKVKDARDADFKTRNADGRLLNHVTSFGTLGGATIDNEENYLIKKLFGGGLGVVSIENQARIUHSASVPGLGASFGRGAATNFQQDMANSDCILFMGTNTAEAHPVAFRWPMKAKENGATLIHVDPRFTRTSALCDVFVDIRAGSDIAFLGGLVNHVLTQDKWFKEYVLAYTNASSIIQDGFRDSEDLDGLFSGYHGDGATGKYDAQEGHWGFTGCGNQESGAGANGTMLKEEPGIQGHDLQGGAQAHSAPREDVAGADEPLRDPTLQHPSCVFQILKRHFARYTPEVVSRVCGCTPEQLTRVAELLCANSGRERTTCIAYALGWTQHTTGVQMIRTAGILQLLLGNMGRPGGGIMAMRGHSTIQGSTDLATLYDALPGYLPQPAADKEHETLDEYVKHEGMTTGVWADFRKYIVSLLKAWYGSAATPENDFGFGWLPRVDADYSQLAYFDRMAKGEIKGYFLFGQNPGGGGPNAGLHRAGLRNLDWLVVADWFEIESAVFWRSDPTGPPPADIKTEVFFLPAAAAPEKEGSLTNTQRMLQWHHKAMDPQGDSRSDAWFLYKLGKRLKELYAGSIDPKDQALLNLTWDYDYDEEPRLPDGTRSRIEGEPDLEKVLQEINGHRLNETDPSTREPKLVSSFSELKADGTTACGCWLYSGVCPAPDRNRSKERVRTDNPLHPEWGFAWPDNRRVLYNRASADPDGKPWSERKKLVWWDESQRRWVGLDRPDFEVGKPPGYRPPPDATGMAAIGGDRPFITKPDGLGWLYAPAVKDGPLPTHYEPVESPVGNLLYPKQTCSPTVRMFDGPLNRLSRTPTGEFPVVATTFRLTEHYLSGPMSRFNSWLNELQPEMFVELSPELAAERGIVHADWLTVVSGRGRIEARAMVTRRLRPLLIEGRIVHQIGLPFHWAFAGEVVGGNANDLTSLVADPNVSMHESKAFACQVLAGRLEGTAAGPTVKAVRWPIRGGIPVTPTSAQPEGEPEHG; the protein is encoded by the coding sequence ATGTTCAGCTTGCCGATCGCCTCGAAGCCGCAGCCGTTCAGCCCGCAAACCGCCGCGAAGTCGTCCCGGTTGCGCGGGGCCACGATTACAGAAAGCGTCTGCCCGTACTGCGCGGTCGGGTGCGGGCAACTGATCTACACCAAGGGCGGGCAGCTCATCGACATTGAGGGCGACCCGCGCAGCCCGGTCAACGAGGGAACGCTCTGTCCGAAGGGTGCGAACGCGTTCCAACTGGCCGTGAATCCGCACCGTATCACGCAGGTGCTCTACCGCGCGCCGTACTCGGACAAGTGGGAAACGAAGTCGCTCGAATGGGCGCTCGGGCGAATCGCCGAGAAGGTGAAGGACGCCCGCGACGCCGACTTCAAGACCCGCAACGCCGATGGCCGGCTCCTCAACCACGTCACGAGCTTCGGCACCCTTGGCGGGGCCACGATCGACAACGAAGAGAACTACCTTATCAAGAAGCTTTTCGGCGGCGGGCTGGGGGTCGTCTCGATCGAGAATCAGGCGAGAATTTGACACTCCGCCTCGGTGCCCGGTCTGGGCGCCTCGTTCGGGCGGGGGGCTGCGACGAACTTCCAGCAAGATATGGCGAACAGCGATTGCATCCTGTTCATGGGTACGAACACCGCGGAGGCGCATCCGGTTGCCTTCCGCTGGCCGATGAAGGCGAAGGAGAACGGCGCGACGCTCATCCACGTCGATCCGCGGTTCACGCGCACTTCGGCCCTGTGTGACGTGTTCGTAGACATCCGCGCGGGGAGCGACATCGCGTTCCTCGGCGGGTTGGTGAACCACGTCCTGACTCAGGACAAGTGGTTCAAGGAGTACGTACTCGCGTACACGAACGCTTCGAGCATCATTCAGGACGGCTTCCGGGACAGCGAAGACCTGGACGGCCTGTTCAGCGGCTATCACGGTGACGGTGCGACCGGCAAGTACGACGCGCAGGAGGGGCACTGGGGATTTACAGGATGCGGAAATCAAGAATCAGGTGCCGGCGCGAACGGAACGATGCTGAAGGAGGAACCGGGCATTCAGGGCCACGACCTCCAGGGAGGTGCTCAAGCCCATTCCGCGCCGCGCGAGGATGTGGCGGGAGCGGACGAGCCGCTGCGCGATCCGACGCTGCAACACCCCAGTTGCGTGTTTCAGATCCTGAAACGCCACTTCGCACGGTACACGCCGGAGGTGGTTTCCCGGGTGTGCGGTTGCACGCCGGAGCAACTGACCCGCGTCGCGGAGCTGCTGTGCGCCAACTCGGGCCGCGAGCGGACCACCTGTATCGCTTACGCGCTCGGCTGGACACAGCACACGACCGGCGTGCAGATGATTCGCACCGCGGGCATCCTCCAACTCCTCCTGGGGAACATGGGCCGGCCCGGCGGCGGAATCATGGCGATGCGCGGCCACTCCACCATCCAGGGATCGACCGACCTCGCCACCCTGTACGACGCGCTGCCCGGCTACCTGCCGCAACCGGCCGCGGACAAGGAGCACGAGACGCTCGACGAGTACGTGAAGCACGAGGGCATGACCACCGGGGTGTGGGCTGACTTCCGCAAGTACATCGTCTCGCTGCTCAAGGCGTGGTACGGCTCGGCGGCAACACCCGAAAACGACTTCGGGTTCGGGTGGCTGCCCCGCGTTGACGCCGACTACTCGCAACTCGCCTACTTCGACCGCATGGCAAAGGGCGAAATAAAGGGGTACTTCCTCTTCGGCCAGAACCCCGGCGGGGGCGGACCGAACGCCGGTCTGCACCGTGCGGGGTTGCGCAACCTCGACTGGCTGGTGGTCGCGGACTGGTTCGAGATCGAAAGCGCCGTGTTCTGGAGGTCCGACCCCACCGGTCCGCCGCCCGCCGACATCAAGACGGAGGTGTTCTTCCTCCCGGCCGCCGCGGCCCCGGAAAAGGAGGGCTCGCTCACCAACACGCAGCGGATGCTCCAGTGGCACCACAAGGCGATGGACCCGCAGGGCGACAGCCGGTCGGACGCTTGGTTCCTCTACAAACTCGGCAAGCGGCTCAAAGAACTGTACGCCGGCTCGATCGACCCGAAGGACCAAGCGCTGCTGAATCTCACCTGGGATTACGACTACGACGAGGAGCCGCGATTGCCCGACGGTACACGGAGCCGGATCGAAGGTGAACCCGACCTGGAGAAGGTGCTCCAGGAAATCAACGGCCACAGGTTGAACGAGACCGACCCTTCGACACGCGAGCCGAAGCTGGTATCGAGTTTCTCCGAGTTGAAGGCCGACGGCACGACCGCGTGCGGGTGCTGGCTCTACAGCGGTGTGTGCCCCGCGCCGGACCGGAACCGATCCAAGGAGCGGGTTCGCACCGACAACCCGCTGCACCCGGAGTGGGGCTTCGCGTGGCCCGACAACCGCCGCGTGCTCTACAACCGCGCCTCCGCGGACCCGGACGGCAAGCCGTGGTCGGAGCGCAAGAAGCTCGTGTGGTGGGACGAATCACAGCGCCGCTGGGTGGGGCTCGACCGGCCCGATTTCGAGGTGGGTAAGCCGCCGGGCTACCGTCCGCCGCCGGACGCGACCGGCATGGCCGCCATCGGCGGGGACCGGCCGTTCATCACCAAGCCCGACGGCCTCGGCTGGCTCTACGCGCCCGCCGTGAAGGACGGCCCGTTACCCACGCACTACGAGCCGGTGGAGTCGCCCGTCGGCAATCTGCTCTACCCGAAGCAGACGTGCAGCCCGACGGTCCGGATGTTCGACGGGCCGCTCAATCGACTGTCCCGCACGCCGACCGGCGAGTTCCCGGTTGTGGCGACCACGTTCCGGCTGACCGAGCACTACCTCAGCGGCCCGATGAGCCGGTTCAACTCGTGGCTGAACGAACTTCAGCCGGAGATGTTCGTCGAACTCAGTCCCGAACTGGCCGCGGAGCGCGGAATTGTTCACGCGGACTGGTTGACAGTGGTGTCGGGCCGCGGGCGGATCGAGGCCCGCGCAATGGTAACTCGGCGGCTCCGGCCCCTCCTGATCGAGGGGCGCATCGTCCACCAAATCGGACTGCCGTTCCACTGGGCGTTCGCGGGGGAAGTTGTCGGCGGGAACGCAAACGACCTGACCTCGCTGGTGGCCGACCCGAACGTGAGCATGCACGAGAGCAAAGCGTTCGCGTGCCAAGTTCTCGCGGGCCGACTGGAAGGAACCGCAGCGGGACCGACCGTGAAAGCGGTGCGCTGGCCGATTCGCGGCGGCATCCCCGTAACGCCGACTTCGGCCCAACCCGAAGGGGAGCCCGAACATGGCTGA
- a CDS encoding NUDIX hydrolase, translated as MPKELKPWTVVASRTVLDAAPHLRVRVETVELPDGRRVDDYYQLDMPSFVCIFAEADAGRVITYRQYRHGPRRVGFVFPGGHIEPGEEPLAAARRELLEETGCEAAAWTGLGAYTVHGNQGGPVAHLFRATGCRRVAPPVGGDLEEAEVLLLSRAELWAAAGRGEIPLLCQMALLALATAPACVDRAAVE; from the coding sequence GTGCCGAAGGAACTCAAGCCGTGGACCGTGGTGGCCAGTCGGACAGTGCTGGACGCCGCGCCCCACCTCCGCGTCCGCGTGGAGACGGTCGAACTGCCGGACGGCCGGCGGGTGGACGACTATTACCAGTTGGACATGCCGTCGTTCGTGTGCATCTTCGCCGAGGCGGACGCCGGCCGGGTCATCACCTACCGCCAGTACCGTCACGGCCCGCGCCGGGTCGGGTTCGTGTTCCCGGGCGGCCACATCGAGCCGGGCGAGGAGCCGCTCGCGGCGGCCCGGCGGGAGCTCCTGGAGGAGACCGGGTGCGAGGCGGCCGCGTGGACCGGGCTCGGCGCGTACACGGTCCACGGGAACCAGGGCGGGCCGGTCGCGCACCTGTTCCGCGCGACCGGGTGCCGGCGGGTCGCGCCCCCGGTGGGGGGCGACCTGGAAGAGGCGGAGGTGCTCCTGCTGTCCCGGGCGGAGTTGTGGGCCGCGGCCGGGCGGGGCGAGATCCCGCTGCTCTGCCAGATGGCCCTGCTCGCCCTGGCGACCGCCCCGGCCTGTGTGGACCGGGCGGCCGTCGAGTAG
- a CDS encoding toprim domain-containing protein: MTHESQWRRVSRDEPCPVCSKFDWCLIAEDKSAAICPRTESPKRCGGAGFLHRLTDAPRAREPRRVVFPRRAVPPDLTALATRYREAAGVERLTAIAAQLGVSGASLTAFGVGWAENYPAWTFPMTNPETGTVTGIRLRPLSGRKFSVTGGKEALFLPDSMAPDEVLLVCEGETDALAAHTLGFGNAVGRPSCTGGTTALVALVCDLEPARVVIARDNDEPGTRGADALAMTLALYARDVRVIAPPDGVKDVREWVASGATRDDLEQHARATGPRRLNPHLRAKGTT, translated from the coding sequence GTGACACACGAAAGCCAGTGGCGGCGCGTCTCGCGGGACGAGCCGTGCCCCGTTTGCAGCAAGTTCGATTGGTGCCTGATCGCGGAGGACAAGAGCGCGGCGATTTGCCCCCGCACCGAATCGCCGAAGCGCTGTGGCGGTGCCGGGTTCCTGCATCGGCTCACCGACGCTCCACGGGCGCGCGAGCCGCGGCGCGTGGTGTTCCCGCGCCGCGCCGTCCCGCCCGACCTGACGGCACTCGCGACCCGCTACCGCGAAGCCGCAGGTGTTGAACGGCTCACCGCGATCGCGGCGCAATTGGGCGTGAGCGGTGCCAGCCTCACGGCCTTTGGGGTGGGCTGGGCCGAGAACTATCCGGCGTGGACGTTCCCGATGACTAACCCCGAGACCGGCACCGTAACCGGTATCCGGTTGCGCCCGCTTTCTGGACGGAAGTTCAGTGTAACCGGGGGTAAGGAGGCATTGTTCCTGCCCGACAGCATGGCTCCCGACGAGGTACTGCTCGTCTGCGAAGGGGAAACCGATGCGCTCGCCGCGCACACCCTCGGGTTCGGGAACGCGGTCGGGCGCCCGTCGTGTACGGGCGGAACGACCGCCCTCGTCGCCCTGGTGTGCGACCTCGAGCCGGCCCGCGTCGTTATCGCCCGCGACAACGACGAACCCGGCACCCGCGGTGCCGACGCACTGGCAATGACACTGGCACTCTACGCCCGCGACGTGCGCGTGATCGCACCGCCCGACGGGGTGAAAGATGTGCGTGAATGGGTCGCGTCCGGCGCGACTCGCGACGACCTCGAACAACACGCCCGCGCCACCGGCCCGCGGCGCCTGAACCCGCACCTCCGGGCGAAAGGAACAACGTGA
- a CDS encoding DNA cytosine methyltransferase, with the protein MRHAPARVHVNGVHRPGKPRPDLYEFFDTSFEPGWPDRFGEALAGWSASPGQTPIRTLSLFSGAGGLDIGFHQAGFDVQVVVEHDAACARTLRANTGPNRLFPTLHVCEEDVSRYKPPAEGTFDFILGCPPCQSFSAAGRRAQGVNGTDEERGTLFRAYIRLLKSLRPKAFLFENVSGLTGANGGRAWAEVQAAFAGAGYRVAHRILDAADFGVPQHRERLILVGVRKKLGVTFRFPAPTHGPDSGSGRSHFRSDTAVSGAAVSEIEQRVTLGGRYGHLLTDIPPGLNYTFYTARLGHPRPVFAWRSKFSDFLYKADPAAPVRTLKAEEGGFTGPFHWEARPFSAAEKKRLQTIPDGYELCGNRGEVNAQIGNAVPCHFARVLALAVRAQVFGTEFPFLLPTLGPEDALGFRGRKRLLTSLNQDRATAGYRTATPAEPIQADRRRIYGVNWDTNFNLVEAPEAEASVWVTVGGTPRCWHIGLSHDHVPGPPVFTVALTPSDAVQWPVGLERIVLTGDRLDDALFSASWRALDAELVRHTGRADLVQINGFYRNPHGVSCSLSLATEAARDERWETVARVLQRDGVGETLTTRKLAKAWGMKVTEVRPFAVFLRSLGYEVRSRNTNAQIGPGRFLVPYPFPTMTAKSVQRHKPL; encoded by the coding sequence TTGAGGCACGCACCTGCCCGCGTACACGTTAACGGCGTCCACCGCCCTGGGAAACCACGCCCCGACCTCTACGAGTTCTTCGACACATCGTTCGAGCCCGGTTGGCCGGACCGGTTCGGGGAGGCGCTGGCCGGTTGGTCCGCGTCGCCGGGCCAGACCCCGATACGCACCTTGAGCCTGTTTAGTGGTGCCGGGGGGCTTGACATCGGGTTCCACCAGGCGGGCTTTGATGTTCAGGTTGTCGTCGAACATGACGCGGCTTGCGCGCGAACGTTGCGCGCGAACACCGGACCGAACCGGCTCTTTCCAACCCTACACGTGTGCGAAGAGGATGTCTCCCGGTACAAGCCCCCGGCCGAGGGCACGTTCGACTTCATCCTCGGGTGCCCGCCCTGTCAATCGTTTTCAGCGGCGGGCCGACGCGCGCAGGGGGTGAACGGCACCGACGAGGAGCGTGGAACGCTGTTCCGTGCTTACATTCGGTTGCTCAAATCGCTCCGGCCGAAGGCATTCCTGTTCGAGAACGTGTCCGGCCTCACCGGCGCGAACGGCGGGCGGGCATGGGCCGAGGTCCAGGCGGCGTTCGCGGGGGCGGGGTATCGGGTGGCCCACCGTATTCTTGATGCGGCCGACTTCGGCGTGCCCCAGCACCGGGAGCGGTTGATCCTGGTTGGGGTGCGGAAAAAGCTCGGGGTGACATTTCGGTTTCCGGCACCGACCCACGGCCCCGATTCCGGGTCCGGTCGGTCACACTTCCGGTCCGACACCGCAGTCAGTGGTGCGGCCGTGAGTGAGATCGAGCAGAGAGTTACGTTGGGCGGGCGCTACGGCCACCTGTTGACGGACATCCCGCCGGGGCTGAACTACACCTTTTACACGGCGCGGCTCGGCCACCCCAGACCCGTGTTCGCCTGGCGGTCGAAGTTCTCCGACTTCTTGTACAAGGCCGATCCGGCCGCCCCGGTTCGGACGCTGAAAGCGGAAGAGGGCGGGTTTACCGGGCCGTTTCACTGGGAAGCTCGACCGTTTAGTGCCGCCGAGAAAAAGCGGCTTCAGACGATACCTGACGGGTATGAACTGTGCGGAAATCGGGGTGAGGTCAACGCCCAGATCGGGAACGCGGTCCCGTGCCACTTCGCCCGCGTCTTGGCTCTGGCCGTCCGCGCACAAGTGTTCGGAACCGAGTTCCCGTTCTTGCTTCCGACACTGGGCCCAGAGGACGCGCTCGGATTCCGAGGCCGTAAACGACTGCTTACGAGCCTGAACCAGGACCGCGCGACCGCGGGGTATCGCACCGCAACGCCTGCTGAACCGATCCAGGCGGACCGGCGGCGGATCTACGGCGTGAATTGGGACACGAACTTCAATCTGGTTGAAGCCCCGGAAGCGGAAGCGAGCGTGTGGGTCACCGTCGGCGGGACGCCTCGTTGCTGGCACATCGGGTTGTCACATGATCATGTGCCCGGCCCGCCGGTGTTCACGGTCGCCCTGACACCGAGCGACGCCGTGCAGTGGCCGGTCGGCTTGGAGCGAATCGTTCTCACGGGCGACCGGCTCGATGACGCGCTGTTCTCGGCCTCCTGGAGGGCGTTGGATGCCGAACTGGTTCGCCACACGGGGCGTGCCGATCTGGTTCAGATCAACGGATTTTATCGCAACCCGCATGGAGTCTCCTGCAGTTTGAGCCTCGCTACCGAGGCGGCACGCGACGAGCGTTGGGAGACGGTGGCCCGAGTCCTACAACGCGATGGGGTCGGTGAGACACTGACGACACGGAAGCTGGCGAAAGCCTGGGGCATGAAGGTGACAGAAGTGCGGCCGTTCGCCGTGTTTCTGCGTTCTCTGGGGTATGAGGTGCGGAGCCGCAATACGAACGCCCAGATCGGCCCGGGCCGGTTCCTCGTACCGTACCCATTTCCGACTATGACTGCGAAAAGTGTCCAGCGTCACAAGCCCCTCTGA